The Pricia mediterranea genome includes a window with the following:
- a CDS encoding HU family DNA-binding protein: protein MTKAEIVSNISDKLGIEKGDVQATIETFMEEVKNSLEGGDNVYLRGFGSFIIKKRAEKTGRNISKNTTIKIPAHNIPAFKPAKVFVEGVKSNVQVK, encoded by the coding sequence ATGACGAAAGCAGAAATTGTATCGAATATCTCGGATAAACTGGGAATCGAAAAAGGAGATGTACAGGCAACGATCGAAACCTTTATGGAAGAAGTTAAAAATTCTTTGGAAGGCGGCGATAATGTTTATTTGAGAGGTTTTGGCAGTTTTATTATCAAAAAGAGAGCTGAAAAGACCGGAAGGAATATCAGTAAAAACACGACGATCAAGATACCGGCGCATAACATTCCGGCCTTCAAACCTGCCAAGGTTTTTGTTGAAGGCGTCAAAAGCAATGTACAGGTAAAATAA
- the mutY gene encoding A/G-specific adenine glycosylase: MSFAKKILTWYAANKRSLPWRGERDPYRIWLSEIILQQTRVAQGTPYYLKFLSAFPTVYDLANAPEERVLKLWQGLGYYSRARNLHSAAKTVVGDMEGVFPSDYKGLRKLKGVGDYTASAIASICFNLPEPVVDGNVYRVLARYFGVELPITSSEGIKYFKSLAREVMDGDNIREYNQGIMEFGAIQCVPKSPNCTRCPLKASCTALQQGRILELPVKAKKAKVRHRHFNYLYLEDVSGKTLLQQRTKKGIWQNLWEFPLIESDKNITEEALVSQLDGFLDAGKVQEITRYNDSPVVHKLSHQHLHTVFWMVKTDEILENGIPWSDVHKYPVPVLIADFFAKIRTFEA; this comes from the coding sequence ATGAGCTTTGCCAAGAAAATTCTTACGTGGTACGCCGCCAACAAGCGTAGCCTTCCCTGGCGGGGAGAACGGGACCCATACCGAATATGGCTCTCCGAAATCATATTGCAGCAGACGCGCGTTGCCCAAGGTACGCCCTATTATCTGAAATTTTTATCCGCCTTTCCGACCGTTTACGATTTGGCCAACGCCCCTGAGGAACGCGTGCTAAAATTGTGGCAGGGCCTAGGGTACTATTCGCGGGCACGAAATCTGCACAGTGCCGCCAAAACCGTTGTGGGGGATATGGAAGGGGTTTTTCCATCAGATTATAAGGGACTCCGCAAACTGAAAGGGGTGGGCGATTATACCGCCAGTGCCATTGCCTCCATTTGTTTCAACTTGCCCGAGCCCGTGGTCGATGGCAACGTATATCGCGTACTTGCCCGTTATTTTGGAGTCGAACTACCCATTACCAGCTCTGAAGGCATCAAGTATTTCAAGAGTCTGGCCAGGGAGGTCATGGATGGCGACAATATCAGGGAATATAACCAAGGGATCATGGAATTCGGAGCCATTCAATGCGTCCCTAAAAGTCCCAATTGTACCCGCTGTCCTTTGAAAGCTAGTTGCACCGCGTTACAGCAGGGCAGGATACTGGAGCTTCCCGTTAAGGCCAAGAAGGCCAAGGTGAGGCATCGACATTTCAATTATCTGTACCTTGAGGATGTCAGTGGAAAAACACTGTTGCAACAGCGCACCAAAAAAGGCATCTGGCAAAACCTTTGGGAATTCCCCCTCATTGAGTCCGATAAAAATATTACCGAGGAGGCCCTGGTCTCCCAGTTGGATGGTTTTTTGGATGCAGGAAAGGTGCAGGAAATAACGAGATACAACGATAGCCCCGTCGTACATAAACTTTCGCACCAGCATCTGCACACCGTATTCTGGATGGTCAAAACTGATGAAATATTGGAAAATGGCATTCCTTGGTCCGACGTCCATAAGTATCCCGTGCCCGTATTGATAGCGGATTTCTTTGCAAAAATTCGTACTTTTGAGGCCTAG
- a CDS encoding single-stranded DNA-binding protein, with protein sequence MSGTLNKVMLIGNLGDEVKMHYFENGDCIGRFPIATSETYTSKKTGERTTTTEWHNIIVRNKAAEICEKYLNKGDKVYIEGRLRTRQWQDDTGNTRYSTEVQAQDFTFLTPKGQSNPNAPQRGESQGPMSDSANSGNDKAAASSKNTSASSRSEEDDLPF encoded by the coding sequence ATGAGCGGTACATTGAACAAGGTGATGTTGATCGGGAATTTAGGCGACGAAGTGAAAATGCACTATTTCGAGAACGGGGATTGTATCGGAAGATTTCCCATTGCCACCAGTGAAACCTATACGAGCAAGAAGACGGGCGAACGTACCACCACTACCGAATGGCACAACATTATTGTACGTAACAAGGCGGCGGAAATCTGTGAGAAGTATCTCAATAAGGGCGACAAGGTCTATATTGAAGGAAGATTGCGAACGCGCCAGTGGCAAGACGACACCGGCAATACCCGCTATTCGACCGAGGTGCAGGCACAAGATTTTACCTTTTTGACCCCCAAAGGGCAAAGCAACCCGAATGCGCCACAACGCGGAGAGTCTCAAGGCCCGATGTCCGACTCCGCCAATTCTGGCAACGACAAAGCAGCTGCTAGTTCCAAAAATACCTCGGCCTCGAGCCGATCCGAAGAGGATGATCTGCCCTTTTAA
- a CDS encoding gliding motility-associated protein GldE, with translation MDPDPLIPLPYFFALTGALAVKITFLVLLLICSALISGAEVAFFGLSQTDVKEIDESKTTRGTIIVTLLHRPKKLLATILIANNAINIGVVLLFSVIGDTFFQNIELQWVRFLLEVVVATFLILMFGEILPKVYANRNRSAFAHLMAYPLRVLDYLFTPLSLPMRSGTLFLYNKLGKQKSSLSVDHLSQALELTSEGDTTKEEQKILEGIVTFGNTDTKQVMRPRIDIFALSEDMKFLDVLSEITKNGYSRIPVFSEHMDNVLGVLYVKDLLPYIDRKTLDWIDLIREPYFVPENKKLDDLLLEFQEKKNHLAIVVDEYGGTSGIVTLEDIIEEIVGDISDEFDDDDLIFSKLDDFNFIFEGKTTLKDFYRVVKIEDETEFERQKGESETIAGFVLEIAGSFPKKGDRVVFNDYGFVVESLDKKRLKRIKVTLPSEL, from the coding sequence TTGGACCCTGACCCCCTTATTCCGCTTCCCTACTTCTTCGCCCTTACCGGCGCTCTTGCGGTAAAAATCACCTTTCTCGTTCTGCTGCTGATTTGCTCCGCCCTTATTTCTGGAGCGGAGGTTGCTTTTTTCGGACTTTCGCAGACCGATGTAAAAGAAATAGACGAAAGCAAGACGACCCGGGGTACCATTATCGTCACCCTGTTACATCGGCCCAAAAAACTCTTGGCGACCATTTTGATTGCGAACAACGCCATAAATATCGGGGTCGTTCTGCTTTTTAGCGTTATCGGCGACACCTTTTTTCAAAATATCGAGCTTCAATGGGTGCGTTTCCTTTTGGAAGTGGTCGTCGCAACCTTCCTGATCTTGATGTTCGGGGAAATACTGCCTAAGGTATATGCCAACAGAAACCGGTCGGCCTTCGCCCATCTCATGGCCTATCCGCTACGTGTTCTAGATTATTTATTTACACCTTTGAGTCTGCCCATGCGCTCCGGCACCCTATTTCTTTATAACAAGTTGGGCAAGCAGAAATCGAGTCTGAGCGTAGACCATCTTTCGCAGGCTTTAGAGCTTACCTCGGAAGGCGATACGACCAAAGAGGAGCAAAAGATATTGGAGGGCATAGTGACTTTCGGAAATACGGACACCAAACAGGTGATGCGACCGCGTATAGACATCTTCGCCCTGAGCGAGGACATGAAATTTCTGGACGTTCTGAGTGAGATAACCAAGAACGGCTACTCTCGGATCCCGGTTTTTTCCGAACATATGGACAATGTTCTGGGAGTGCTTTACGTTAAGGACCTGTTACCGTACATCGACCGTAAGACCTTAGATTGGATAGACCTCATCCGGGAGCCATACTTCGTGCCGGAGAACAAAAAACTCGATGATCTATTGTTGGAGTTCCAAGAAAAGAAAAATCATTTGGCGATTGTTGTCGATGAGTACGGAGGTACCTCTGGAATCGTTACCCTGGAGGACATCATAGAGGAAATCGTGGGTGATATCAGCGACGAATTCGACGACGACGATTTGATATTTTCTAAACTGGACGATTTTAATTTTATTTTTGAAGGTAAAACAACGCTAAAGGATTTCTATCGCGTCGTCAAAATTGAGGATGAAACGGAATTCGAACGGCAAAAAGGCGAATCGGAGACTATTGCCGGTTTCGTACTTGAAATTGCGGGAAGTTTCCCTAAGAAGGGGGACCGTGTGGTCTTTAACGATTACGGTTTCGTAGTGGAAAGCTTGGACAAAAAGCGGCTGAAACGGATAAAAGTGACCTTACCATCCGAGCTGTGA
- the gldD gene encoding gliding motility lipoprotein GldD has translation MDNNPKLISRFKNQRSGTLVRCCLVAAVPLVFLLFYGCNEEVLPKPKAKLRLEYPKPVPTEFESENFRFEYNKLAGITSRKSGSFTLQYPEMKGEIFLNYRKVDDNIEKLLSDAQRLSFEHSVKADGIIEQPFVNEGNEVYGMFYEVSGNAASQAQFYVTDSTEHFLTGSLYFLVKPNYDSIYPAAAYLQNDMRTIMETLKWYE, from the coding sequence ATGGATAACAATCCAAAGTTAATATCTAGGTTTAAAAATCAGCGCTCAGGTACACTCGTGCGATGTTGTCTTGTGGCCGCGGTTCCTTTGGTGTTCCTTCTTTTTTATGGGTGTAACGAAGAGGTGCTTCCCAAGCCAAAGGCCAAACTACGACTAGAATATCCTAAACCGGTGCCGACCGAATTTGAATCCGAAAATTTTCGTTTTGAATATAACAAGTTGGCTGGGATAACATCCCGAAAGAGCGGCTCGTTCACGCTTCAGTATCCGGAAATGAAGGGAGAAATTTTTTTAAATTATAGGAAGGTCGATGACAATATCGAGAAATTGCTTTCTGATGCGCAGCGACTTAGCTTTGAACATTCGGTCAAAGCAGATGGTATCATTGAACAGCCCTTTGTAAATGAAGGAAACGAAGTGTATGGCATGTTTTACGAAGTAAGTGGTAATGCGGCGTCGCAAGCACAATTTTATGTGACTGACAGCACGGAACATTTCTTGACGGGATCTTTATACTTTCTCGTAAAACCCAACTACGATTCCATCTATCCCGCTGCGGCCTATCTACAAAATGACATGCGGACAATCATGGAGACCTTGAAATGGTACGAGTAA
- a CDS encoding Lrp/AsnC ligand binding domain-containing protein — MKISNEKVKIDGIDKEILRFLMADARKPILEIARSIGISGAAIHQRLRKLEASGLLAGSKFIIDPRVMGYTTMAYIGIYLDKAMSNPAAVKQLEKIPEVLECHYTTGNWSILVKVLCRDNEHLMQVLNKEIQQIEGISRTETFISLAQQIDRQITI, encoded by the coding sequence ATGAAAATCAGTAATGAAAAGGTGAAAATTGACGGGATAGACAAGGAAATACTAAGGTTTTTAATGGCAGACGCACGAAAACCTATTTTAGAGATTGCCAGAAGCATCGGCATTTCGGGAGCCGCCATTCACCAAAGACTTCGAAAATTGGAGGCATCGGGCCTGTTGGCAGGTTCGAAATTCATCATCGACCCCCGTGTCATGGGCTATACGACCATGGCCTATATCGGCATCTACCTAGACAAGGCCATGAGCAACCCGGCGGCAGTCAAGCAATTGGAAAAGATTCCCGAGGTCTTGGAATGTCATTATACCACCGGTAATTGGTCCATCCTGGTCAAGGTACTTTGCCGCGATAACGAACATCTCATGCAAGTACTGAACAAAGAGATACAGCAAATTGAAGGCATTTCCCGAACCGAGACCTTTATCTCATTGGCACAACAGATCGATCGGCAGATCACCATATAA
- a CDS encoding saccharopine dehydrogenase family protein, with protein MPRKILLIGAGKSTSYLLDYLLEKAEPEDLHVTVGDLNPGSIADTTKDHPRCSVIFLDIFKVTERQKAVVGNDIVISMLPASLHINVARDCIALGKHLVTASYISNEIKALDPEAKEKGLIFMNEIGLDPGIDHMSAMQIIDRIRDQGGNLLLFESFTGGLVAPEHDNNLWNYKFTWNPRNVVVAGQGGTAKFIQEGTYKYIPYHKLFRRTEFLKIEGYGNFEGYANRDSLNYREAYGLQDALTLYRGTMRRVGFSKAWNIFVQLGMTDDSYRIENSEGMSYREFVNLFLPYSPTDSVELKLRHYLKIDQDDIMWEKLLELNIFDSRKKIELPNATPAQILQKILEDSWTLAKDEKDMIVMYHKFGYELNGQKKQIDANMVAIGENRTHTAMAKTVGLPVGIATLAILNKKIISPGVQIPIKKEVYEPILAELKAYGIAFKENEVPYLGYNPDSVAS; from the coding sequence ATGCCACGTAAAATACTACTCATCGGTGCCGGAAAATCAACATCGTACCTATTGGACTACCTGTTGGAGAAAGCCGAACCAGAAGACCTGCATGTAACCGTGGGCGACCTCAACCCCGGGTCAATTGCCGATACCACTAAAGACCACCCACGGTGTTCCGTGATATTTTTGGATATTTTCAAGGTAACCGAAAGACAGAAAGCTGTAGTGGGCAACGACATCGTGATATCCATGCTCCCCGCCTCGCTCCATATAAACGTCGCCCGTGACTGTATCGCACTTGGCAAGCATCTGGTCACCGCCTCGTATATCAGTAATGAAATCAAGGCTTTGGACCCAGAGGCCAAGGAAAAAGGATTGATCTTCATGAACGAAATCGGTCTTGATCCGGGTATCGACCACATGAGTGCCATGCAAATCATTGATCGTATTCGAGACCAAGGCGGCAACCTGTTATTATTCGAATCTTTTACTGGGGGACTGGTAGCTCCCGAACACGACAACAACCTTTGGAACTATAAGTTTACTTGGAACCCCAGGAACGTAGTCGTAGCAGGCCAAGGCGGTACTGCCAAATTCATCCAAGAAGGTACCTACAAGTACATTCCCTATCATAAACTCTTTCGCCGCACGGAGTTTTTAAAAATTGAGGGCTACGGGAATTTCGAAGGCTACGCCAATCGGGATTCACTGAACTATCGCGAAGCATATGGGCTTCAAGACGCACTGACGCTTTACAGGGGTACCATGCGCCGGGTAGGCTTTTCAAAAGCCTGGAACATATTCGTACAACTGGGGATGACCGATGACAGCTATCGCATCGAAAATTCCGAAGGGATGTCGTACCGCGAGTTCGTCAACCTTTTCCTGCCCTATTCGCCCACCGATTCCGTCGAACTCAAGCTTAGGCACTACCTCAAAATCGACCAGGACGACATCATGTGGGAAAAACTCTTGGAACTGAACATCTTCGATTCCCGGAAAAAAATCGAGCTTCCCAATGCCACCCCGGCACAAATACTCCAAAAAATCCTCGAAGATAGCTGGACGCTTGCAAAAGACGAAAAAGACATGATTGTAATGTACCACAAGTTCGGCTATGAGCTGAACGGACAGAAAAAGCAGATCGACGCCAACATGGTGGCCATCGGCGAGAACCGTACCCATACCGCAATGGCAAAGACCGTAGGCCTGCCGGTGGGCATCGCCACACTCGCCATATTGAACAAAAAAATTATCAGTCCCGGCGTACAAATCCCAATCAAAAAAGAAGTTTACGAACCCATTCTTGCCGAGCTTAAAGCCTATGGCATCGCGTTCAAGGAAAATGAGGTGCCCTATTTGGGATATAACCCAGATTCGGTAGCGAGCTAA
- a CDS encoding DUF423 domain-containing protein, with amino-acid sequence MDKTVFVSGIFFGVLAVILGAFGAHGLERLVEADAIRTWETGVTYQMYHALLLLLLTNVKTIPVAHKKWICYAVVAGIILFSFSIYGLATNSLTSFDFKKIGFVTPIGGLLFILGWVLFGIQYWRHGQ; translated from the coding sequence ATGGACAAAACAGTTTTTGTGTCGGGAATTTTTTTTGGGGTACTGGCCGTAATTTTGGGGGCGTTTGGCGCCCATGGGCTGGAAAGATTGGTAGAGGCGGACGCGATCCGGACTTGGGAGACCGGCGTCACCTATCAAATGTACCACGCCCTGCTGCTATTGCTTTTAACTAACGTGAAAACGATACCGGTTGCGCACAAAAAATGGATATGCTATGCCGTTGTAGCGGGAATCATCCTCTTTTCTTTTTCGATCTATGGCTTGGCGACCAATTCACTTACTTCCTTCGATTTCAAGAAAATCGGCTTTGTGACCCCGATCGGGGGGCTCTTGTTTATTTTGGGATGGGTGCTTTTCGGAATCCAATATTGGAGACACGGTCAATAA
- the pckA gene encoding phosphoenolpyruvate carboxykinase (ATP) — MSISKDRPRNVSLESYGITYSKVQYQLSSSELHALTLEKNMGKEASSGALAVNTGEFTGRSPKDRFIVKDAITSEKVWWGDINIPLEPAEFDALYEKVISYLNGKELYVRDCYACADHNYRMDIRVVNEYPWSNLFAYNMFIRPTDEELKNFSPEWTVINAPGFKADPGTDGTRQHNFAILNFSRKIALIGGTGYTGEIKKGIFSALNFILPVEKRTLPMHCSANVGDDGETAIFFGLSGTGKTTLSTDASRKLIGDDEHGWNNENAVFNFEGGCYAKVINLSEENEPEIFGAIKKGALLENVVMDETGVVDYSDTSITQNTRVSYPIYHIDNVQRPSIGRNPKNIFFLTADAFGVLPPISKLTPSQAAYHFISGYTAKVAGTEAGVVEPVPSFSACFGAPFMPLHPAKYAEMLSKKMKDAGVNVWLVNTGWTGGPYGVGTRMKLKYTRAMINAVLNGDLGLYDYDHYHIHSVFGVAQPRECPGVPTKVLSPRATWNDDEAYYTTAFKLTNAFRDNFRKFEHYASEEIRRGGPQRYAF, encoded by the coding sequence ATGAGTATTTCGAAAGATCGCCCACGAAATGTTTCCTTGGAGTCCTATGGAATCACGTATTCCAAGGTTCAGTACCAACTATCTTCCTCGGAACTGCATGCCCTGACCTTGGAAAAGAATATGGGAAAGGAAGCATCTTCGGGTGCTCTGGCTGTCAATACAGGGGAGTTTACCGGCCGTTCGCCCAAAGACCGGTTTATCGTCAAGGATGCGATTACTTCGGAAAAGGTTTGGTGGGGCGATATCAATATCCCGTTGGAGCCCGCAGAATTCGATGCGCTCTATGAAAAAGTGATTTCCTATCTGAACGGGAAGGAACTCTACGTACGGGATTGCTATGCCTGCGCCGACCACAATTACCGGATGGACATCAGGGTCGTCAACGAATACCCGTGGTCGAACCTTTTCGCCTACAATATGTTCATACGTCCGACAGACGAAGAGTTGAAAAATTTCAGTCCAGAATGGACGGTAATCAACGCTCCCGGTTTTAAGGCCGATCCCGGAACCGATGGCACGCGGCAGCATAACTTTGCCATTTTGAACTTTAGCCGGAAAATTGCCTTGATCGGTGGCACGGGTTATACCGGCGAAATTAAAAAGGGCATCTTCTCGGCCCTTAATTTTATTTTGCCCGTGGAGAAAAGAACCTTGCCGATGCATTGTTCCGCCAATGTGGGGGATGATGGGGAGACCGCCATCTTTTTCGGACTGTCGGGCACCGGAAAGACAACCTTGTCCACTGATGCATCCCGGAAATTGATCGGGGACGACGAACACGGTTGGAACAATGAGAACGCCGTCTTCAATTTTGAAGGTGGTTGCTACGCCAAGGTCATCAACCTATCCGAAGAGAACGAACCCGAAATATTCGGCGCCATCAAAAAAGGGGCATTGCTCGAGAACGTGGTCATGGACGAAACCGGAGTCGTCGATTATTCCGACACTTCCATTACTCAAAACACCCGGGTCAGTTATCCAATATATCATATTGATAATGTTCAACGGCCATCGATAGGGCGCAATCCGAAGAACATTTTCTTTCTTACTGCGGATGCATTTGGAGTGTTGCCCCCGATTTCAAAGCTGACCCCCAGCCAAGCGGCATATCATTTTATATCGGGCTATACCGCCAAGGTAGCCGGTACGGAGGCGGGAGTGGTAGAACCTGTTCCATCTTTCTCTGCTTGTTTTGGGGCGCCTTTTATGCCTTTGCATCCCGCAAAATATGCCGAAATGCTGAGCAAAAAGATGAAAGATGCGGGGGTAAACGTATGGTTGGTCAACACGGGATGGACGGGCGGCCCCTACGGAGTGGGCACCCGGATGAAGCTGAAGTACACCCGGGCCATGATCAATGCCGTGTTGAACGGTGATTTGGGCCTTTACGATTACGACCACTACCATATTCACTCCGTTTTCGGGGTGGCGCAACCTAGGGAATGTCCAGGTGTACCGACCAAGGTGTTGAGTCCGAGGGCCACTTGGAACGACGATGAGGCCTACTACACCACGGCTTTCAAGCTGACCAATGCCTTCCGTGATAATTTTAGAAAGTTCGAGCACTATGCCAGTGAGGAGATTCGCCGGGGCGGTCCGCAACGCTATGCCTTTTAA
- a CDS encoding uroporphyrinogen-III synthase, which translates to MKVKTILVSQPEPKVENSPYSKLIDKEKVKVDFRPFIHVEGVDAKDVRQQKIDLRDHTAIILTSRNAVDHFFRIAEEMRFKVPDSMKYFCQSEAVAYYLQKYVVYRKRKIYVGKRNFQELVPLIKKYKSEKFLLPSSDALKDSIPEILNGLDIVWKRGIFYKTVISDLSDLRNVYYDVLVFFSPSGIESLLQNFPDFDQRDTRIAVFGNSTVDAATDAGLRIDIKAPTPETPSMTMALQKYITEANKR; encoded by the coding sequence ATGAAAGTCAAAACGATTTTGGTATCACAACCGGAGCCGAAGGTCGAGAACTCGCCCTACTCCAAATTGATTGACAAAGAAAAGGTAAAAGTCGATTTCAGGCCCTTTATTCATGTCGAGGGAGTCGATGCCAAAGACGTTCGCCAGCAGAAGATAGACCTTCGTGACCATACTGCCATCATATTGACCAGTAGGAACGCGGTCGATCATTTTTTTAGGATTGCAGAAGAGATGCGTTTCAAGGTCCCCGATAGTATGAAATATTTCTGCCAGTCGGAGGCCGTTGCCTACTACCTACAAAAGTATGTAGTGTACAGAAAGCGAAAAATTTATGTAGGAAAGCGCAACTTTCAGGAATTGGTCCCCCTGATCAAAAAATATAAAAGTGAAAAGTTCTTATTGCCTTCTTCCGATGCCCTCAAAGATTCAATTCCAGAAATTTTGAACGGCCTTGACATCGTATGGAAAAGAGGGATTTTTTATAAAACGGTCATTAGCGATCTATCCGATCTTCGGAATGTCTATTACGATGTTTTGGTCTTTTTCAGTCCCTCCGGCATCGAATCGCTTTTGCAGAATTTCCCCGATTTCGACCAGAGGGATACCCGCATCGCCGTATTTGGCAACTCCACCGTAGATGCTGCCACCGATGCCGGACTCCGTATCGACATCAAGGCGCCCACCCCTGAAACACCTTCTATGACAATGGCTTTGCAGAAATACATCACCGAGGCGAACAAACGATAA
- a CDS encoding DUF4271 domain-containing protein, with translation MEPILRTSDTSDWITIILLSSLFLPVLAKSLFHGRFLSFIILPFNNKYIFMYNKKEKLFNWFHIFFTLFQIINFSLFIFLAADVFIVTNDDAFPFLYPILLMGITAFIVLKIVLQLGNGLIFGSSKIITELIFKKLSYLNYTGFIMFLANLLLAYPNKGSKLVVFVAIFLILLINVIGWITLLRNHQKFIANYFFYFILYLCALEISPIIIIGSYLQN, from the coding sequence ATGGAACCTATTCTTAGAACATCGGACACTTCTGACTGGATTACCATCATACTATTATCAAGTCTCTTCCTACCAGTACTTGCAAAAAGCCTATTTCACGGCCGGTTCTTAAGTTTTATCATTTTGCCCTTCAACAATAAGTACATCTTCATGTACAACAAAAAGGAGAAACTTTTCAACTGGTTCCATATCTTCTTTACCCTGTTCCAAATTATCAACTTTTCGTTGTTCATCTTTTTGGCGGCCGATGTATTTATTGTTACGAACGACGATGCTTTTCCCTTTTTGTATCCCATACTCTTAATGGGCATTACGGCTTTCATCGTTCTGAAGATTGTCTTACAATTGGGCAATGGCCTTATTTTCGGTTCGAGCAAGATTATCACCGAGCTTATTTTTAAAAAATTATCATATCTCAATTATACCGGGTTTATCATGTTCTTGGCAAACCTACTTTTGGCCTACCCGAACAAAGGTTCGAAGCTTGTTGTTTTCGTCGCGATTTTCTTAATTCTCTTGATTAATGTAATCGGCTGGATTACACTGTTAAGGAATCACCAAAAGTTTATTGCTAACTACTTTTTCTATTTTATTTTGTACCTTTGCGCTCTCGAAATTTCACCGATCATTATTATTGGAAGTTACCTCCAAAATTAG